The proteins below come from a single Aspergillus oryzae RIB40 DNA, chromosome 5 genomic window:
- a CDS encoding uncharacterized protein (ankyrin repeat): MSFTNDHGSGDMFNSHMSTQNNNTGNGNQFPGSNFPGTVNFYQSTQNERSLQSRQMDVLKRLNVSKYRDQKDRNPVRVRGTCDWFVTHPTFRAWQETQTSQMLWVTADPGCGKSVLAKYLADSVLTSHAGRTVGYFFFKDDFEDQRSIVKALCCIFHQLFYQNRDLLTAHIIEQFEMDERIVDSFGSLWNVLISAAKQTDTTEIICLLDAFDECEPDGRSQLTVALERLYTDESRHNFNLKFLITSRLYGDIRQGFQPMQMEGQPLIHLSGEGTEEMEDISREIKTFIKARVETIGARLKLTEEEKSILLKSVTRVPNTTYLWVYLTLNLIENIKDIDKTRILDATSDLPKTVDDAYERILSRSEDCQKARKLLHIVVGATRPLTLQEMNLALILSEKHQSYRELELRSEDRIRENIRDLCGLFITVVEGKIYLLHQTAREFLIEKNKPPIQGNTSDSKLRVLHNAAWRNRFRDTHKRSNDSIQSLSWKHSLKLQESHQIISRICIKYLLLSDFRKTLPRRIDIGELTNTYIFLDYSTRSWATHFLEANDDTDNMKQSLVTLCDLIEDCCPAWFQVYWASLGTKFPTGFNSLMIGAYFGLIPVVQHWIEMGKTDVDAEDDIYGRSALSWASGNGHTTVIKLLIKRSYRTWWKMARVDARDRHNRTPLSWAIINGQVEAVSLLLKAGAVIDLKDDIGGTPLEYAICSGNNEVWNIVKKKGSQNHHLSIDKIQTRLLISAARKGNEAIVTLLLENNADIDSRDENGQTPLSCTAENGHEAVVRLLLENKADIDSRDENGQTPFSRAAENGHEAVVRLLLENKADIDSRDENGQTPFSRAAENGHEAVVRLLLENKADIDSRDENGQTPFSRAAENGHEAVVRLLLENKADIELRDRNGQTSLSRAAKNGHKVVVRLLLEHSVDIESTDNMFGQTPLSWAARNGHEAVVRLLLENKADIESTDNIFGRTPLSWAAGNGYEAVVRLLLENKADIDSRDENGQTPLFWAAENGYETVVRLLLENKADIESTDNTFSQTPLSRAARNGHEAVVRLVSRYKSP, from the coding sequence ATGTCATTCACCAACGACCACGGCAGTGGGGATATGTTCAACTCCCATATGAGTACCCAGAACAACAATACAGGCAATGGCAACCAGTTTCCCGGATCCAACTTTCCTGGGACTGTGAACTTCTATCAGAGTACCCAGAATGAGCGTTCTCTTCAATCACGACAGATGGATGTCCTAAAGAGACTGAATGTATCGAAATATCGAGATCAGAAAGATCGAAACCCTGTTCGAGTACGAGGGACGTGTGACTGGTTTGTTACTCATCCGACTTTCAGAGCCTGGCAAGAGACCCAGACGTCGCAGATGCTGTGGGTCACTGCAGATCCTGGATGTGGAAAATCTGTGTTGGCAAAGTATTTGGCAGATTCTGTTCTCACAAGTCACGCTGGTCGAACAGTCggatatttcttctttaagGACGACTTCGAGGATCAGAGGAGCATCGTAAAGGCGTTATGCTGCATTTTTCACCAGCTCTTTTACCAGAATCGCGATCTGCTTACTGCGCATATTATTGAACAATTTGAGATGGACGAAAGGATTGTTGATTCTTTTGGTAGTCTTTGGAACGTCCTCATCAGCGCTGCGAAACAAACGGATACTACAGAGATCATTTGTCTGCTAGACGCCTTCGATGAATGCGAACCGGATGGACGGTCCCAACTCACTGTAGCACTCGAAAGGCTTTACACTGATGAAAGTCGGCATAATTTCAATCTAAAGTTTCTTATTACTAGTCGCCTCTATGGTGACATCAGACAAGGATTTCAGCCTATGCAGATGGAAGGGCAACCATTGATTCATCTCAGCGGGGAAGGTACTGAAGAAATGGAGGATATCTCTCGTGAGATCAAAACTTTCATCAAAGCAAGGGTTGAAACAATTGGCGCCCGACTAAAGCtcacggaagaggaaaagtcTATCCTACTCAAGAGCGTCACACGTGTTCCCAACACCACATATCTCTGGGTCTACCTTACTCTAAATCTAATTGAGAATATTAAGGATATCGATAAAACAAGAATACTCGACGCTACGTCTGACCTCCCCAAGACCGTGGACGATGCCTATGAACGAATCTTATCTCGAAGCGAAGACTGCCAAAAGGCCAGAAAATTACTTCATATCGTGGTCGGTGCGACACGGCCCTTAACGCTCCAAGAAATGAACCTCGCTTTAATCTTAAGTGAAAAACACCAGTCATATCGGGAGCTCGAACTCAGATCAGAAGACCGTATTCGTGAAAATATCCGGGACCTCTGCGGACTGTTTATTACCGTTGTAGAAGGTAAAATTTACCTCCTTCATCAAACGGCGAGAGAGTTTTTGATTGAAAAGAATAAACCCCCGATCCAGGGGAATACATCCGACAGCAAACTTCGCGTGCTTCATAACGCTGCCTGGCGAAACCGATTCCGAGATACCCATAAACGAAGCAATGATAGCATTCAAAGCCTCTCATGGAAGCATTCACTAAAGCTGCAAGAGTCTCATCAGATTATTTCAAGAATCTGTATCAAGTACCTGCTGCTCTCCGATTTTCGGAAGACCTTGCCTCGGAGAATAGACATAGGCGAGCTTACCAACACCTATATCTTTCTAGACTACTCTACCAGATCTTGGGCCACTCATTTTTTGGAAGCGAATGATGACACTGACAATATGAAACAATCCCTTGTGACACTCTGCGATCTGATAGAAGATTGCTGTCCAGCTTGGTTCCAAGTTTATTGGGCGTCATTGGGCACAAAATTCCCGACTGGCTTCAACAGTCTTATGATTGGAGCCTATTTTGGACTAATACCTGTAGTGCAACACTGGATTGAGATGGGTAAAACTGATGTTGACGCTGAGGACGATATATATGGCCGCTCGGCACTATCCTGGGCGTCTGGGAACGGCCATACTACTGTCATAAAGCTATTGATCAAAAGATCCTACAGAACCTGGTGGAAGATGGCCCGGGTTGATGCGCGAGACAGGCATAATAGGACACCTCTTTCGTGGGCTATTATAAACGGTCAAGTGGAGGCAGTCAGTTTGTTGCTCAAAGCAGGAGCTGTGATTGACTTGAAAGATGATATCGGAGGAACGCCGTTAGAATATGCCATCTGCAGTGGGAATAATGAAGTATGGAATAtcgtgaagaagaaaggatcccagaatcatcatctgtccATCGACAAGATTCAAACCAGACTGCTCATTTCAGCCGCCAGAAAGGGCAATGAAGCGATAGTGACACTCCTGCTTGAGAATAATGCAGATATAGATTCGAGGGATGAAAACGGCCAAACACCACTTTCCTGCACGGCAGAGAATGGCCATGAGGCAGTAGTGAGACTACTGCTCGAGAACAAGGCAGATATAGATTCAAGGGATGAAAACGGCCAAACACCATTTTCCCGGGCGGCAGAGAATGGCCATGAGGCAGTAGTGAGACTACTGCTCGAGAACAAGGCAGATATAGATTCAAGGGATGAAAACGGCCAAACACCATTTTCCCGGGCGGCAGAGAATGGCCATGAGGCAGTAGTGAGACTACTGCTCGAGAACAAGGCAGATATAGATTCAAGGGATGAAAACGGCCAAACACCATTTTCCCGGGCGGCAGAGAATGGCCATGAGGCAGTGGTAAGACTACTGCTCGAGAATAAGGCAGATATAGAGTTGAGGGATAGAAACGGCCAAACATCACTTTCCCGGGCGGCAAAGAATGGCCATAAGGTAGTAGTAAGGCTCCTTCTTGAACATAGTGTAGATATAGAGTCGACAGATAATATGTTTGGCCAAACACCACTTTCCTGGGCGGCTAGGAATGGTCATGAGGCAGTGGTGAGACTCCTGCTCGAGAACAAGGCAGATATAGAGTCGACAGATAATATTTTTGGCCGAACACCACTTTCCTGGGCAGCAGGGAATGGCTATGAGGCAGTGGTAAGACTACTGCTCGAGAATAAGGCAGATATAGATTCAAGGGATGAAAACGGCCAAACACCACTTTTCTGGGCAGCAGAGAATGGTTATGAGACAGTGGTGAGACTCCTGCTCGAGAACAAGGCAGATATAGAGTCGACAGATAATACGTTTAGTCAAACACCACTTTCCCGGGCGGCTAGGAATGGTCATGAGGCAGTGGTGAGGCTAGTTTCTAGGTACAAGAGCCCTTGA